In Vicugna pacos chromosome 10, VicPac4, whole genome shotgun sequence, the following proteins share a genomic window:
- the NDUFS8 gene encoding NADH dehydrogenase [ubiquinone] iron-sulfur protein 8, mitochondrial, with protein MRCLTTPMLLRALAQAAHAGHPSGRSLHSSAVAATYKYVNMREPSMDMKSVTDRAAQTLLWTELIRGLGMTLSYLFREPATINYPFEKGPLSPRFRGEHALRRYPSGEERCIACKLCEAVCPAQAITIEAEPRADGSRRTTRYDIDMTKCIYCGFCQEACPVDAIVEGPNFEFSTETHEELLYNKEKLLNNGDKWEAEIAANIQADYLYR; from the exons ATGCGCTGCCTGACCACACCCATGCTACTTCGGGCCCTGGCCCAGGCTGCACATGCAG GGCATCCCAGTGGCCGAAGCCTCCACAGCAGCGCGGTTGCAGCCACCTACA AATATGTGAACATGCGGGAGCCCTCGATGGATATGAAGTCAGTGACCGACCGGGCAGCTCAGACCCTGCTGTGGACTGAGCTCATCCGAG GCCTGGGCATGACCCTGAGCTACCTGTTCCGGGAGCCAGCCACCATCAACTACCCATTTGAGAAGGGCCCGCTGAGCCCCCGCTTCCGTGGGGAGCACGCACTACGCCGTTACCCGTCAGGGGAGGAGCGCTGCATCGCCTGCAAGCTTTGCGAGGCTGTCTGCCCTGCCCAG GCCATCACCATCGAGGCTGAGCCACGGGCCGATGGCAGCCGCCGGACCACGCGCTATGACATCGACATGACCAAGTGCATCTACTGCGGCTTCTGCCAGGAGGCCTGCCCCGTGGATGCCATCGTTGAG GGCCCCAACTTCGAGTTCTCCACGGAGACGCACGAGGAACTGCTGTACAACAAGGAGAAGCTGCTGAACAACGGGGACAAGTGGGAGGCTGAGATCGCTGCCAACATCCAGGCTGACTACCTCTACCGCTGA